The following proteins come from a genomic window of Dongia rigui:
- a CDS encoding sensor histidine kinase, whose product MAYRLLYRLAGVEWWRKPGRPAAVFTLTVLVAIWVTFASYAINVWYSIEDEANQELYGAKNVMGAHTNAVFRAARTMQSVTDHWLAEDFSIAQQHPLDELRNLLAKLQGNGRQLVTLGLVDAEDHGFWRLTLGKVFADRIYLGDRDYIEALRDKPAGQEFIGLPILGRGGGLRTVPIAMRAQPNDAGVKYIGAYITEKTFNDAFSHLTDIAPAVVGITRSDGRILFVWPPNDAQRGNLIAGFSDVIVKNQTDLMAASLPSPDGSGEMLAAFGPVPEEPLHVFAAIKRADLHALFLATLAFPTLLACLTTIVIALLGSWVMKLMVSQARRSAELSAALVKAEAANESKSQFLANMSHELRTPLNAVIGFSEVISKEIYGPLGVTQYREYSKDITDAGHHLLGIITQILDMAKLESGTLADTQTPADIGENIEACQRLLFGKAAERRIDIVCGDMADLPPVRMEPVHLRQVIINLIGNAIKFSHAGGRIDVSAVVTPKGDLQITVADEGIGIKPESMAELFQPFGQVEKAISRQYGGVGLGLVNARRLVEAYGGKIWLESEYGVGTKAIVSLPIAALNSAT is encoded by the coding sequence TTGGCGTACCGACTTCTCTATCGGCTTGCCGGCGTTGAGTGGTGGCGCAAGCCGGGACGACCCGCAGCCGTTTTCACCCTCACCGTCCTGGTCGCCATTTGGGTGACGTTCGCCTCCTACGCGATCAATGTCTGGTACTCGATCGAAGATGAGGCCAATCAGGAACTCTATGGCGCCAAGAACGTCATGGGTGCCCATACCAACGCTGTGTTTCGAGCCGCGCGTACCATGCAGAGCGTTACGGATCACTGGCTCGCGGAAGACTTCTCGATCGCCCAGCAACATCCGCTCGACGAGCTTCGCAATCTTCTCGCCAAGCTTCAGGGCAACGGCCGGCAACTCGTCACCCTTGGCCTGGTTGACGCAGAGGATCACGGATTCTGGCGATTGACCCTGGGCAAGGTCTTTGCCGACAGGATCTATCTGGGGGATCGCGATTACATCGAGGCCTTGCGCGACAAGCCGGCCGGCCAGGAATTCATCGGCTTGCCCATCCTTGGTCGTGGCGGTGGATTGAGGACCGTACCCATTGCCATGCGGGCCCAGCCAAATGACGCGGGGGTCAAATATATCGGCGCCTATATCACCGAAAAGACCTTCAACGACGCCTTTTCGCATCTCACAGATATTGCGCCTGCCGTGGTCGGCATAACGCGGAGCGACGGCAGAATCCTGTTCGTTTGGCCGCCGAATGACGCGCAAAGAGGAAACCTCATCGCGGGGTTCAGCGACGTGATCGTGAAGAACCAGACCGATCTGATGGCAGCCAGTTTGCCGTCGCCGGATGGCTCCGGGGAAATGCTGGCCGCGTTCGGGCCCGTACCGGAAGAGCCGCTTCACGTCTTCGCCGCGATCAAGCGCGCTGACCTCCACGCGCTGTTCCTGGCTACACTGGCATTTCCGACGCTGCTGGCATGCCTGACGACAATCGTCATCGCATTGCTGGGAAGCTGGGTCATGAAGCTGATGGTCAGTCAGGCGCGCAGATCGGCAGAGCTGTCAGCAGCCCTCGTCAAGGCAGAGGCCGCCAACGAGTCGAAGTCGCAGTTCCTGGCCAATATGAGCCACGAGCTGCGAACGCCGCTCAACGCCGTCATCGGTTTCTCGGAAGTCATTTCAAAGGAGATCTATGGCCCCTTGGGCGTCACGCAGTATCGCGAGTATTCCAAGGACATCACCGACGCCGGCCACCACCTGCTGGGCATCATCACGCAGATATTGGACATGGCCAAGCTCGAGTCAGGAACGCTTGCCGATACGCAGACGCCGGCCGATATCGGCGAGAATATCGAGGCCTGCCAGAGATTGCTGTTCGGCAAGGCGGCGGAACGGCGCATCGATATTGTGTGCGGCGACATGGCGGACCTGCCGCCTGTCCGGATGGAACCGGTCCATCTGCGGCAGGTCATCATAAACCTCATCGGCAATGCGATAAAATTCTCCCATGCCGGTGGCCGTATCGATGTCTCGGCCGTCGTCACGCCGAAGGGAGACCTGCAGATCACCGTCGCGGACGAAGGTATCGGCATCAAGCCAGAATCGATGGCGGAACTTTTCCAGCCGTTCGGCCAGGTCGAAAAGGCCATCAGCCGCCAGTATGGCGGTGTCGGCCTTGGCCTGGTCAATGCCAGGCGCCTGGTCGAAGCCTATGGCGGCAAGATCTGGCTGGAAAGCGAATATGGGGTCGGCACCAAAGCGATCGTCTCGCTGCCCATCGCGGCGCTCAACAGCGCGACTTAA
- a CDS encoding alpha/beta hydrolase, whose amino-acid sequence MKPLCAAFLAAFLGLAAPALADNLPAGAKLEKDIAYGTDRAQKLDVYLPAHAKNAPILFMVHGGGWRRGDKDMDRVVDNKVARWLPKGIIFVTVNYRMDETVTPVMEADDVAAALVKVQQLAPGWGGDPGNVILMGHSAGAHLVTLINSAPEIATAKGARMWRGTISLDSGAMNVPEIMQGRHFRLYDDAFGKDPAAWEAASPYHRLKGPTQPLLGICRQRSADACPQNRQLARKAVQFGGKMEVQPEAITHGEINSTLGLPGAYTERVEAFMRALGWPV is encoded by the coding sequence ATGAAACCGCTTTGTGCCGCATTTCTCGCCGCTTTCCTGGGCCTTGCCGCCCCGGCCCTGGCAGACAATCTGCCGGCCGGCGCCAAGCTCGAGAAGGACATCGCCTACGGCACCGACCGGGCGCAGAAACTTGATGTCTATCTGCCGGCTCATGCCAAGAATGCGCCGATTCTGTTCATGGTGCATGGCGGTGGCTGGCGCAGAGGCGACAAGGACATGGACCGCGTCGTCGACAACAAGGTGGCGCGCTGGTTGCCGAAGGGCATCATCTTCGTCACGGTGAACTACCGCATGGACGAAACCGTGACGCCCGTGATGGAAGCCGACGATGTCGCGGCGGCGCTGGTCAAGGTGCAGCAACTGGCGCCGGGTTGGGGTGGCGATCCCGGCAATGTCATCCTGATGGGACATTCCGCCGGCGCCCATCTGGTGACGCTGATCAACAGCGCGCCCGAGATCGCCACTGCGAAGGGCGCGCGGATGTGGCGGGGCACCATCTCGCTCGACAGCGGCGCCATGAACGTGCCGGAGATCATGCAGGGGCGCCATTTCAGGCTCTATGACGACGCCTTCGGCAAGGACCCCGCTGCGTGGGAGGCCGCCTCGCCCTATCACCGCCTCAAAGGGCCGACACAGCCGCTGCTCGGCATCTGCCGCCAGCGCTCGGCCGATGCCTGCCCGCAGAACCGGCAACTCGCCCGCAAGGCCGTCCAATTCGGGGGCAAGATGGAGGTGCAGCCAGAAGCCATCACCCATGGCGAGATCAACAGCACGCTCGGCCTCCCGGGTGCCTATACCGAGCGCGTCGAGGCCTTCATGCGCGCGCTGGGTTGGCCGGTCTGA
- a CDS encoding SDR family NAD(P)-dependent oxidoreductase — protein sequence MTRRLESKVALITGATSGIGLAIAEKFAAEGAKLILTGRNAAAGEALAAKTGGIFVAGDVTQKGLAERITALAVDKLGRLDILVNNAGIVHRGNILETTDDDFARVMGVNVDAVFRFSRAAVKQMVAQFDVGGKGGAIVNIASDWAFVAGRGELAYCTSKGAIIMLTKAMAIDHARQGIRVNAVCPGDVETPMLVGGILHRGDEKQAGLQKNGEGIPMGRVGQPHEIANAVTFVASDEASFITGHAMLVDGGNTAQ from the coding sequence ATGACAAGAAGGTTGGAGAGCAAGGTCGCGCTGATCACGGGCGCCACATCGGGCATCGGTCTTGCCATCGCCGAGAAGTTTGCGGCCGAGGGTGCGAAGCTCATCCTCACCGGGCGCAATGCGGCGGCGGGCGAAGCCTTGGCGGCAAAGACCGGCGGCATCTTCGTGGCCGGCGACGTGACGCAGAAGGGCCTTGCCGAAAGAATCACGGCGCTGGCTGTCGACAAGCTTGGCCGTCTCGACATTCTCGTCAACAATGCCGGCATCGTCCATCGGGGCAACATCCTCGAAACCACCGACGATGATTTCGCGCGCGTCATGGGCGTCAATGTCGACGCCGTGTTCCGCTTCAGCCGAGCCGCCGTGAAGCAGATGGTGGCGCAGTTCGATGTCGGCGGCAAAGGCGGCGCCATCGTCAACATCGCCTCCGACTGGGCCTTCGTGGCAGGGCGGGGTGAACTTGCCTATTGCACCTCGAAAGGGGCCATCATCATGCTGACCAAGGCGATGGCCATCGACCATGCCAGGCAAGGCATCCGCGTCAATGCCGTCTGTCCGGGTGACGTCGAGACGCCGATGCTGGTCGGCGGGATCTTGCATCGCGGCGATGAAAAGCAAGCGGGCCTCCAGAAAAACGGCGAAGGCATTCCCATGGGCCGCGTCGGCCAGCCCCACGAAATCGCCAACGCCGTCACCTTCGTCGCTTCCGACGAAGCCAGCTTTATCACCGGTCACGCCATGCTGGTCGATGGCGGGAATACGGCACAGTAG
- a CDS encoding LacI family DNA-binding transcriptional regulator, which translates to MATMRDVAQEAGVSVATVSASLSGRRFVSPELKARITQAISSLGYRPDAVARSLRTGSTDLLGLVIPDISNPFFTEFVREVELMAKAYGYATILGDSGYDVATERKMLDLMRQQRVDGVVLCPAGGRDDYPFDDWPENFPLVVVDNAWNDTPFDTVALDNAGAGLAITQHIMGLGHAEIAIIAGPRGNFASDDRLNGFLQALRKGGLNAPADFIRHADFREAGGYDAANALLDLPRRPSAIFVANNNMLIGVMRALHDRRLNVPDDISVASIDDFPWAGAFRPGLTVARQPVAAFAQHALRLIRKRLAEEEETAREQVKLAAELVIRESVRKR; encoded by the coding sequence ATGGCAACGATGCGCGATGTGGCCCAAGAGGCCGGTGTCTCGGTGGCGACGGTCTCGGCCAGCCTCTCCGGCCGCCGCTTCGTCAGCCCGGAGCTGAAGGCCCGCATCACGCAAGCGATCTCGAGCCTCGGCTACCGTCCCGATGCGGTGGCGCGGTCATTGCGCACCGGCAGCACCGATCTCCTAGGGCTGGTCATCCCCGATATCAGCAATCCCTTCTTCACCGAATTCGTGCGCGAAGTGGAGCTGATGGCCAAGGCCTATGGCTATGCGACGATCCTGGGCGACAGCGGCTATGACGTGGCGACCGAACGCAAGATGCTTGATCTGATGCGCCAGCAGCGCGTCGACGGCGTCGTGCTGTGCCCGGCAGGCGGACGCGACGACTATCCCTTCGACGACTGGCCGGAAAACTTCCCGCTGGTCGTCGTCGACAATGCTTGGAACGACACGCCCTTCGACACGGTGGCCCTCGACAATGCCGGCGCGGGGCTTGCCATCACGCAGCACATCATGGGCCTCGGCCATGCCGAGATTGCCATCATCGCCGGGCCACGAGGCAATTTTGCGAGCGATGATCGCCTCAATGGTTTCCTGCAGGCGCTGCGCAAGGGCGGCCTAAACGCTCCCGCCGATTTCATCCGCCATGCCGACTTCCGCGAAGCCGGTGGCTACGATGCCGCCAACGCGCTCCTCGACCTGCCGCGCCGGCCCAGCGCCATCTTCGTTGCCAACAACAACATGCTGATCGGCGTGATGCGCGCCCTCCATGACCGCCGGTTGAACGTGCCGGATGACATCTCGGTCGCCAGCATCGACGACTTCCCCTGGGCCGGTGCCTTCCGCCCCGGCCTCACCGTCGCGCGCCAGCCGGTGGCAGCCTTCGCCCAGCATGCGCTGCGCCTCATCCGCAAGCGCCTGGCGGAAGAAGAGGAAACAGCGCGCGAACAGGTCAAGCTTGCGGCCGAATTGGTGATCCGCGAATCCGTGCGCAAGCGCTGA
- a CDS encoding phytanoyl-CoA dioxygenase family protein, giving the protein MYTKRALHSLGVTGADFTESERRQLDEQGFYLRTNMFTPAECREMAEAFDKLSAAEGEQGGHEVHIEPGAPRVSNIFNKSTAFDRCLEIKPVLASAAYLLGEIKVHGANLREPLQGKGQQDLHVDVPKHFDGDWWVLNAIICFDDMTLDNGPTRVVPGSHHWAPLNCSIVNRFDWQPQPLSAQDQARVPQDAGAPYPGEVLVTAPAGSVIICNSSIWHSGTRNKDGARRRVLHLTYTRRDLPQQLVQREHLLPATYERMSDVHRYLLDIEPMAPGAILQSARAPGASKDWWA; this is encoded by the coding sequence ATGTACACCAAGAGGGCCCTTCACAGCCTCGGCGTCACGGGCGCCGATTTCACGGAATCGGAACGCCGGCAGCTCGACGAACAGGGCTTCTATCTGCGCACCAACATGTTCACCCCGGCCGAGTGCCGCGAGATGGCCGAGGCCTTCGACAAGCTCTCGGCCGCCGAGGGCGAGCAGGGCGGGCATGAGGTCCATATCGAACCCGGTGCTCCCCGCGTCTCCAACATCTTCAACAAGTCGACCGCCTTCGACCGTTGCCTCGAGATCAAGCCGGTGCTGGCCTCGGCCGCCTATCTCCTGGGCGAGATCAAGGTACATGGGGCCAATCTGCGCGAGCCGTTGCAGGGCAAGGGCCAGCAGGATCTCCATGTCGACGTGCCCAAGCATTTCGACGGCGATTGGTGGGTCCTCAACGCCATCATCTGCTTTGATGACATGACGCTCGACAACGGTCCGACGCGCGTCGTGCCCGGCTCGCATCACTGGGCGCCTTTGAACTGCTCGATCGTCAACCGATTCGACTGGCAGCCGCAGCCCTTGTCGGCGCAAGACCAAGCGCGTGTGCCGCAGGATGCCGGGGCGCCCTATCCCGGCGAGGTGCTGGTGACCGCCCCGGCGGGTTCGGTCATCATCTGCAATTCATCGATCTGGCATTCGGGCACGCGCAACAAGGATGGTGCGCGCCGCCGCGTGCTGCACTTGACCTATACCCGCCGCGATCTGCCGCAGCAGCTGGTGCAGCGCGAGCATCTCCTCCCCGCGACCTATGAGCGGATGAGCGACGTGCACCGCTATCTCCTCGACATCGAGCCGATGGCGCCCGGCGCCATCCTGCAATCGGCGCGCGCCCCCGGCGCCTCGAAGGATTGGTGGGCGTAA